In Deltaproteobacteria bacterium, one DNA window encodes the following:
- the lepB gene encoding signal peptidase I — MNPETSFYFHIAQTGAHLVKFYTVPSQSMSPNVIKGDYIFVSKAINCPGCQRAVKRGDIATFIYPNDRTTTYIKRIIGLPGDTVEIKSTDVLVNGKSISKGETTDLGSRQLNDLLKDHKANLEMADSGEIYPALWKKDELLKDEIFKVPFGQVFVLGDNRSHASDSRHFGSLPLTDLVGVAKQIFFSTSDLKRSLKVIDLN; from the coding sequence GTGAATCCAGAAACTTCTTTTTACTTTCACATAGCTCAAACAGGAGCTCATCTGGTAAAATTCTATACCGTTCCTTCGCAGAGTATGAGTCCAAATGTGATTAAGGGGGATTATATTTTTGTTTCAAAAGCTATTAATTGTCCTGGCTGCCAACGGGCAGTTAAACGAGGTGATATTGCCACCTTTATCTATCCTAACGATCGAACGACAACCTATATTAAGCGCATTATTGGATTACCAGGTGATACTGTCGAAATTAAGTCGACGGATGTTCTTGTCAATGGAAAATCAATCTCTAAAGGTGAAACAACTGATTTGGGAAGTCGTCAGCTTAACGACTTGTTAAAAGATCACAAAGCGAATCTTGAAATGGCTGATTCAGGTGAAATCTATCCTGCGTTATGGAAAAAAGATGAGTTATTAAAAGATGAGATTTTTAAAGTCCCCTTTGGTCAAGTATTTGTTCTTGGCGATAACAGAAGTCATGCATCAGACTCTAGACATTTTGGTTCTCTTCCCTTAACTGATTTAGTAGGTGTTGCAAAGCAAATATTCTTCTCAACAAGTGATTTGAAAAGAAGTCTTAAAGTTATTGATCTGAACTAA
- a CDS encoding tautomerase family protein, with amino-acid sequence MKSASALQCSIDNIWVIYQPLESHHYAQRQDDLKNSPIVTIKAKSGRSHEQKTALAKAVADAISDALEMPPENIWIHYEEMNPQDVWFNYQWS; translated from the coding sequence ATGAAAAGCGCAAGTGCTCTGCAATGCTCAATTGACAATATTTGGGTCATCTATCAACCTCTGGAAAGTCATCATTATGCGCAAAGACAAGATGATTTAAAAAACTCACCCATTGTCACCATAAAAGCCAAATCAGGCCGGAGCCACGAGCAGAAAACTGCATTAGCAAAAGCCGTTGCTGATGCCATTAGTGATGCGTTAGAAATGCCTCCAGAAAATATATGGATACACTACGAAGAAATGAATCCACAAGATGTTTGGTTTAATTATCAATGGAGCTAA
- a CDS encoding acyltransferase, with product MKQKLPTISRYLLGLIFLVFGGAGLFNLIPPPPNMPEKLMTFMNGLMATGYFFPLLKGTETLSGLLLLLGVAPALILIILAPITLNIILVHLFLTPGLENLIVPVAIVALHLVAASKYKEIYLPLFKKNKN from the coding sequence ATGAAACAAAAATTACCGACAATATCACGCTATTTACTTGGCCTTATCTTTTTGGTTTTTGGAGGTGCCGGGCTCTTTAATCTCATTCCTCCGCCACCAAATATGCCAGAAAAACTAATGACCTTTATGAATGGACTGATGGCCACTGGTTATTTTTTCCCGCTATTAAAGGGCACAGAAACGCTGAGTGGACTTTTGTTACTACTTGGGGTCGCTCCGGCGCTTATCCTTATCATACTCGCACCGATAACTTTAAATATCATCCTCGTTCATTTATTCTTAACTCCCGGTTTGGAAAACCTAATAGTGCCTGTGGCAATAGTTGCACTCCATTTAGTTGCAGCCTCAAAATATAAGGAAATTTACCTCCCGCTTTTTAAAAAAAATAAGAATTAA
- a CDS encoding CapA family protein, with product MRSLLISLILNSYAFQSLASAEGIKVPVITFALVGDVFLGSAADLSLSLELNAVLQKSQFKFGNLEGPICDTESAKRECRGNQATCYFNKMPSSVSEIFKNWGIDAFSLANNHVFDYGQKCFEETKVHLSKVKIQYSGEKGTVAKFKYQGLNIVFIAFHSSPWANDIYDFKSSFELIRLSKNKNDIVIVSIHAGAEGAKAKVLPPDEEFDFGERRGNINLFAKKAIEAGADIVFGHGPHVLRKIEIYKKKIIAYSLGNFATTPGFNLMDEQKYGLILLVKINYGGNLVGAQIIPTVQNLKTKFVELDSSQFAIQSIRKLSQKKLVGHDGKIL from the coding sequence ATGAGATCTTTGCTAATTTCTCTAATTCTAAATTCTTATGCATTTCAATCCTTAGCTTCCGCTGAAGGTATCAAAGTCCCTGTAATTACATTTGCACTAGTAGGAGATGTTTTTCTTGGTAGCGCAGCAGACTTGAGTTTGTCTTTAGAGCTAAATGCGGTTCTACAGAAATCACAATTCAAATTCGGAAATTTGGAAGGACCCATTTGTGATACCGAATCTGCAAAAAGAGAGTGCCGCGGCAATCAAGCTACTTGTTATTTCAATAAAATGCCCTCAAGCGTAAGCGAAATTTTCAAAAACTGGGGTATCGACGCCTTTTCTTTGGCCAATAATCATGTATTTGATTATGGACAAAAGTGTTTTGAGGAAACAAAGGTACATCTATCTAAAGTCAAAATTCAGTACTCGGGTGAAAAGGGTACCGTTGCAAAATTTAAATACCAAGGACTAAACATTGTTTTCATAGCTTTTCATTCTTCGCCCTGGGCAAACGACATCTATGATTTTAAATCTTCATTTGAGTTAATTCGTTTATCTAAAAATAAAAATGATATTGTCATTGTGTCTATTCATGCGGGGGCAGAGGGGGCAAAAGCAAAGGTTCTGCCGCCAGACGAGGAGTTTGATTTCGGGGAACGAAGAGGCAATATAAATCTATTTGCAAAAAAAGCGATTGAGGCAGGCGCTGATATTGTGTTTGGCCATGGCCCTCATGTTCTAAGAAAGATCGAAATTTATAAGAAAAAGATCATAGCCTACTCTCTCGGGAACTTCGCCACAACCCCCGGATTTAATTTAATGGACGAGCAAAAATATGGTCTCATCTTGCTGGTCAAAATCAACTACGGTGGAAATTTAGTGGGGGCTCAAATCATACCTACGGTTCAAAACTTAAAAACTAAATTCGTCGAATTGGATTCGTCGCAATTTGCAATCCAATCAATTCGAAAATTAAGCCAGAAGAAATTAGTGGGTCATGACGGCAAAATTCTCTAG
- a CDS encoding LysR family transcriptional regulator produces METFELRYFLVAAELQSVNKAADRLVISPPAISRAIKRLEDELGVKLFERIGRNISLSQYGKQLQKEVSRIIGDIDDLKTQFKPTDYHLGISIIGTEFSLSSFVPDIIKKLDSKRLQLSLDLKMGQTSKDIERAVLDGEAHLGLITKAPSSSFKKIKLGEYFSKTYVGEGHPLYKYAKKELSVDVHEVLKFEFASFFESVFNQESSAPSADGWRDDKFKRKIALKSESVEAVLKLVEAGRYLSYLPTALEKGRDFLPLITSGCPYKCETEVFLIADRKSNFGWLNSLF; encoded by the coding sequence ATGGAAACATTTGAATTGAGATATTTTTTGGTTGCAGCGGAACTTCAAAGCGTTAATAAAGCGGCTGATCGGCTTGTCATTTCTCCACCTGCCATAAGCAGGGCTATAAAACGACTAGAAGATGAATTAGGTGTGAAGCTTTTTGAAAGAATCGGAAGAAATATTTCTTTGTCGCAGTATGGGAAACAATTGCAAAAAGAAGTAAGCCGTATAATTGGAGATATTGATGATCTTAAAACTCAATTTAAACCTACAGACTATCACTTAGGGATATCAATAATAGGAACTGAATTTAGTCTGTCTTCATTTGTACCAGATATTATTAAAAAATTAGATTCTAAACGACTCCAATTATCACTGGATTTAAAAATGGGTCAAACCTCAAAAGATATTGAACGAGCTGTTTTAGATGGTGAAGCTCATTTGGGTTTAATTACGAAGGCCCCTTCTTCTAGTTTTAAAAAAATCAAACTGGGGGAATATTTCTCAAAGACTTATGTGGGTGAAGGGCATCCATTATACAAATACGCAAAAAAAGAACTGTCAGTTGATGTTCATGAGGTGCTTAAGTTTGAATTTGCTTCATTTTTTGAATCAGTTTTTAACCAAGAGAGCTCAGCCCCGTCTGCCGACGGATGGCGAGATGATAAGTTTAAAAGAAAAATAGCATTAAAAAGTGAAAGTGTAGAGGCTGTTTTGAAATTAGTAGAAGCTGGAAGGTATCTTAGTTATTTGCCTACAGCTCTAGAAAAAGGACGTGATTTTTTGCCACTTATTACTTCTGGATGTCCGTATAAATGTGAAACTGAAGTGTTTTTAATTGCCGATAGAAAATCAAACTTTGGATGGTTAAATTCATTATTTTAG
- a CDS encoding helix-turn-helix transcriptional regulator codes for MSKLKIHEILKRLADERGLNIKDLSKAVGIPHSTLSTYFAGKKATYQLDHVLKLGEFFQVSTDYLLTGKPSGTKSLNGLKTEQLFSGWMKVKIERAIPDGEGEEK; via the coding sequence ATGAGCAAGTTGAAGATACATGAAATTCTAAAACGTCTGGCTGACGAGCGAGGCTTAAATATAAAGGATCTATCCAAAGCCGTTGGAATTCCTCATTCAACACTTTCAACATACTTTGCGGGCAAAAAGGCAACTTATCAGTTGGATCACGTTTTAAAGCTTGGTGAGTTCTTTCAGGTGAGCACAGACTATTTATTAACAGGAAAGCCGTCCGGTACGAAATCTCTCAACGGACTTAAAACAGAACAGCTTTTCAGTGGTTGGATGAAGGTTAAAATAGAAAGAGCAATTCCTGATGGTGAGGGTGAAGAAAAATGA
- a CDS encoding leucine-rich repeat domain-containing protein: MSLFVLILLLSLSAFSNLEKKMPFEHFCKTHLQNSFIKALQIATQNHSCEGLEIKVNQDRHLNLGVMEIDDLEGLSYFPHLEELDFHHNSIKSIEELMGLTRLKKLNLYRNQIENLRPIELLIGLEELYLGTNKITNLESLRSLTHLKVLGIKKNPIHSLEPISNLVNIERLFIFNSDVQDLTALSGLKQLKSLNLTNNKIKDVSQLKDLNKIMRLFLGQNGIQDICPLQSLASLEYLKLEKNKIKTIGCLTKLSALKSIDLRGNPITPSEIKNFKKDRPHVLIQF, from the coding sequence GTGAGCCTATTTGTTTTGATTCTTCTTCTTTCGCTCTCGGCATTTTCAAACTTAGAAAAAAAAATGCCATTTGAGCACTTTTGCAAAACACACTTGCAAAATAGTTTTATTAAAGCACTTCAAATCGCCACACAGAATCATTCATGTGAAGGCTTAGAGATTAAAGTAAATCAAGACAGACACCTCAATTTGGGAGTGATGGAGATTGATGATTTGGAGGGGCTATCGTATTTTCCCCATCTCGAAGAACTTGATTTTCATCATAATAGTATAAAGAGCATTGAAGAGCTCATGGGTCTCACGCGTCTCAAAAAACTCAATTTGTATAGAAATCAAATTGAAAATTTAAGACCAATTGAATTACTCATTGGTCTTGAGGAGCTTTATTTGGGTACAAATAAAATAACAAATCTAGAGTCGCTTCGTTCGTTGACCCATTTGAAAGTATTAGGAATTAAGAAAAACCCAATTCATTCGCTCGAGCCCATTTCAAATCTCGTAAATATAGAAAGACTTTTTATTTTTAATAGTGACGTTCAAGATCTAACAGCGCTGTCCGGACTTAAACAGTTAAAATCGCTCAATCTAACAAACAACAAAATCAAAGACGTAAGCCAATTGAAAGATTTAAATAAAATCATGCGCTTATTTTTAGGTCAAAATGGTATTCAAGATATCTGCCCCTTACAGTCTTTGGCATCTTTAGAGTATCTGAAGCTCGAAAAAAATAAAATTAAAACCATAGGCTGTCTAACAAAATTGAGCGCTCTTAAGTCCATCGATCTTCGTGGAAATCCAATAACTCCATCGGAAATTAAAAATTTTAAAAAGGATCGACCCCATGTCCTTATTCAGTTCTAA
- a CDS encoding M23 family metallopeptidase encodes MNKNILCSTHFLSIIICSITFFFTCAEAQSKNLFPCNHLQQKYFLLSEIRSSFIKRKIFLQADCKNDKLFFKLDQSHVLILDKFKDGSVSVEGIISYSHRPIVCPLQNDQGAFKIKIADRTLFLEPSEKSGLVSTADVFLVPVKSLRGKVYLEKNIPVSGQFGRQRKGERFHTAIDIPTPYEESILSPADGQVVMISNLKTQSTLFIRHLKKDKTIFYSAYSHVKDLAVSVGDLVNSQTMLARTFTREEFKKTHHVYNHVHFEVRKGLDDLGNGSIHANLHEKLSKIFVNPSLPLEGLWEW; translated from the coding sequence ATGAATAAAAATATTCTATGCTCCACGCATTTTTTGTCTATAATTATTTGTAGCATCACTTTTTTTTTCACGTGCGCGGAGGCTCAATCCAAAAACCTATTCCCTTGCAATCACCTACAGCAGAAATATTTTTTATTATCAGAGATCCGTTCGAGTTTTATTAAGAGAAAGATTTTTCTGCAAGCAGATTGCAAGAATGATAAGCTCTTCTTTAAGCTCGACCAAAGTCATGTGCTCATTTTAGATAAATTCAAAGACGGCTCTGTCTCTGTTGAAGGAATCATCAGTTACTCCCATCGTCCTATCGTATGTCCTCTGCAAAATGATCAAGGGGCTTTTAAAATTAAAATAGCCGACCGTACCTTGTTTTTAGAACCGAGTGAAAAAAGCGGCCTTGTCAGCACTGCGGATGTTTTTTTGGTGCCAGTAAAAAGCTTAAGAGGGAAAGTTTATTTAGAAAAAAACATCCCTGTCAGTGGACAATTCGGAAGACAAAGAAAAGGTGAGAGGTTTCATACGGCCATAGATATCCCTACGCCCTATGAGGAAAGTATTCTATCTCCTGCTGACGGCCAGGTCGTTATGATCTCAAATTTAAAGACGCAGTCGACTTTATTCATCAGACACCTTAAAAAAGACAAAACCATTTTTTATAGTGCTTATTCACACGTAAAAGATCTCGCTGTTTCTGTAGGCGATCTTGTCAATTCTCAAACCATGTTGGCCCGCACCTTTACTCGAGAAGAATTCAAAAAAACACATCATGTGTACAATCATGTGCATTTCGAAGTGAGAAAAGGCTTAGATGATCTTGGGAATGGTTCTATACACGCTAATTTACATGAAAAATTATCCAAAATATTTGTGAATCCATCCTTGCCATTAGAAGGCCTTTGGGAATGGTAG
- a CDS encoding DUF4116 domain-containing protein, with product MKKFDNKTQAKIQEKRQKERKNTTRSKILIIISLLTITSVVSVSWADDRKMAPAAKNASTAVSNQVPAKPIVQKDGLGLATHDDIPIYPSAESQSASEKRLYKYTIVKVGKPSKDGSRFSIESEFGSGWVSIADIDLAFDRKSAKDKMDSDLGMAWFFERFNQGTNFETMSFEAESFSTEEVRALLSQVTGKGESNPDSANAAQSALASTILKNLSKDKSKWGPQEKYFASVIDDKKFWLNANSTLRGFWEAMPIKYKSDSDLVAKTVSHGSYLIYELFSSTVKNDPEIAKEVFKILPEQIKYASEKLKDDEAVVLTAAIQNPLLMEHASKRLRDNPEIFKKIAPVNAMSVQYSSDRLKKDPKFIIDVCSFRPWSVQYAAPEILDNEAVFTALVKKDPVVMTLASEKVALKVYPKLSTDQKQQFYHAAPASLRSRLGPP from the coding sequence TTGAAAAAATTCGACAACAAGACTCAAGCGAAAATACAAGAGAAGAGACAAAAAGAGAGAAAAAATACCACACGAAGTAAGATTCTTATAATCATTAGTCTCTTGACGATCACGAGCGTGGTTTCAGTCTCTTGGGCCGACGACAGAAAAATGGCGCCTGCAGCGAAAAATGCGTCGACGGCAGTCTCAAATCAGGTACCAGCAAAACCTATTGTTCAAAAAGATGGTTTGGGTTTGGCCACTCATGATGATATTCCGATTTATCCAAGCGCTGAGAGCCAATCTGCCAGCGAGAAAAGGCTCTATAAATACACCATTGTGAAAGTGGGAAAGCCATCAAAAGATGGGAGCCGATTTTCAATCGAGTCTGAATTTGGTTCGGGGTGGGTCTCCATTGCTGATATTGATTTAGCATTCGACAGAAAAAGTGCTAAAGATAAAATGGATAGTGATCTCGGTATGGCTTGGTTTTTTGAAAGATTCAACCAAGGCACAAACTTTGAAACCATGAGCTTTGAAGCTGAGTCGTTTTCAACAGAAGAAGTGCGCGCCTTACTGAGTCAAGTGACTGGCAAGGGGGAATCAAACCCTGATTCTGCCAATGCGGCTCAGTCTGCTTTGGCCAGTACAATTTTGAAGAACCTAAGTAAAGATAAATCAAAGTGGGGGCCGCAAGAAAAATATTTTGCATCTGTCATTGACGATAAAAAATTCTGGCTAAATGCGAATTCGACTTTGCGAGGGTTTTGGGAGGCCATGCCGATTAAATACAAATCCGATTCTGATCTCGTTGCAAAGACTGTTTCCCATGGATCTTATCTGATTTATGAACTGTTTTCAAGCACAGTAAAAAACGACCCTGAAATCGCTAAAGAAGTATTTAAAATACTGCCTGAACAAATTAAATATGCTTCTGAAAAACTAAAAGACGACGAGGCGGTTGTCTTAACTGCCGCGATTCAAAACCCACTGTTAATGGAACATGCTTCTAAAAGACTTAGGGATAACCCAGAAATTTTTAAGAAAATTGCGCCCGTGAACGCCATGTCAGTACAATACTCTTCGGACAGACTAAAAAAAGATCCAAAATTTATTATTGATGTTTGCAGTTTCAGACCTTGGTCAGTTCAATATGCAGCTCCTGAAATTTTAGACAACGAAGCCGTTTTTACGGCCCTGGTAAAAAAGGACCCGGTAGTTATGACTTTAGCCAGTGAAAAAGTGGCTTTAAAAGTTTATCCGAAATTATCTACTGATCAAAAACAGCAGTTCTATCACGCAGCCCCCGCCTCCCTTAGATCGCGCTTGGGGCCTCCATAA
- a CDS encoding VanW family protein: MKALVMPLLRFVKCELFWFFRKNIYPDLDRAVSKIQQSSLFTVAEAFHEWPADSGSEKIINIKLAMERLNGIILLPNQVFSFWKIIGRPVPSNGFVKSRAIVNGKTMQDYGGGLCQVSGMLFHLALLAGMKTKARSSHSVDIYREEERHTPLGLDATVSFCIKDLVFQNTTGSAIQLEFNLLRIENKYIFSGKILSSKPIETRLIKVDRFDVDGLRYAMTKVYAGDRLEKEFPSRYVIGVSP; this comes from the coding sequence GTGAAGGCACTCGTGATGCCGTTATTGCGGTTTGTAAAGTGTGAGCTGTTTTGGTTTTTTAGAAAGAACATTTATCCAGATTTGGATCGCGCCGTCAGTAAGATACAACAGTCATCGCTTTTCACTGTGGCAGAAGCCTTTCACGAATGGCCAGCCGATTCTGGATCTGAAAAGATAATTAATATCAAACTCGCCATGGAGCGCCTCAATGGCATTATATTATTACCGAATCAGGTCTTTTCGTTTTGGAAAATCATAGGCCGACCGGTCCCAAGCAATGGATTTGTAAAAAGTCGCGCCATTGTAAATGGCAAAACGATGCAAGATTACGGAGGTGGGCTTTGTCAGGTGTCTGGGATGTTATTTCACCTAGCCCTATTGGCCGGAATGAAGACAAAAGCAAGAAGTTCCCATTCTGTAGATATTTATCGCGAAGAAGAGCGCCATACGCCATTAGGTCTTGATGCAACCGTTTCATTTTGCATAAAAGATTTAGTTTTTCAAAATACGACAGGTTCTGCCATTCAATTGGAATTCAATCTCTTGAGAATTGAGAATAAATATATTTTTTCTGGCAAGATTCTTTCTAGCAAACCCATCGAAACTCGACTAATTAAAGTGGACCGTTTTGATGTCGATGGACTGCGCTACGCCATGACGAAGGTATATGCTGGTGACCGCCTAGAGAAGGAGTTTCCTTCACGATATGTCATTGGCGTCTCCCCATGA
- a CDS encoding MBOAT family protein, which produces MFSILINYFFSRVVLSSDAETKKRCFYLSLVFNVSLLLICKIKYDDWLAGVIPLGISFYTFQQIGFQYDLFSKKIKHTLFSEYLFIISFFPHLAAGPIVAYKNHLAQIRSEKWKTQPLSLTLPNLSLLIIGLAKKVLIADQISPLVSQAYSLASNLHSQLNLEHFLLSTFGYGFEIYFDFSGYSDIAMALALIIGIELPINFNSPYKSQNIIVFWRRWHISLSSFIREYFYNPLRERFESLYSKFIIIFFVMVIVGLWHGIGWMFLFWGLAHGILLAANHFFNHLNCRMPKFISFLLTYVSVNLLWLLFNNINSSSVLRLLQSAQNPVITNKSFILAVLFLAVTSAPNSIAIFDWVHTQFENQRKSLRSLYLLCLIMIGILVILFSEDQNEFIYFRF; this is translated from the coding sequence ATGTTTTCAATCCTCATCAATTATTTTTTTTCAAGAGTGGTCTTAAGTTCCGATGCAGAAACCAAAAAGAGATGTTTTTACCTCAGCCTGGTTTTTAATGTTTCTCTCCTTTTAATATGTAAAATTAAATATGACGATTGGCTGGCTGGTGTGATTCCATTGGGTATTTCGTTCTACACCTTTCAACAAATTGGGTTTCAATACGATCTTTTCAGTAAAAAAATCAAACACACTCTTTTTTCTGAGTATTTATTTATTATTTCTTTTTTCCCCCATTTGGCGGCAGGGCCCATTGTCGCATACAAAAATCATTTGGCCCAGATTCGTTCGGAAAAATGGAAGACTCAGCCTCTCTCTTTGACATTGCCAAATCTGAGTCTTTTAATTATTGGGCTCGCAAAAAAAGTTTTAATCGCAGATCAAATCTCGCCCCTTGTGTCTCAAGCTTATTCTTTAGCTTCAAATTTACATTCGCAGCTCAATCTGGAGCATTTTTTATTGAGCACCTTTGGCTATGGGTTTGAAATATATTTCGATTTCTCGGGATACTCAGACATAGCCATGGCTCTTGCTCTCATTATTGGGATAGAACTCCCTATAAACTTTAACTCACCCTACAAAAGCCAAAATATCATCGTATTCTGGCGACGTTGGCATATTTCGCTTTCTTCATTTATTCGTGAATACTTTTACAATCCTCTTCGTGAGCGTTTTGAAAGCCTCTACTCCAAATTCATTATCATTTTCTTTGTTATGGTCATTGTTGGCCTCTGGCATGGTATTGGATGGATGTTCTTATTCTGGGGTCTCGCTCACGGTATCTTGTTGGCAGCAAATCATTTTTTTAATCACCTAAACTGTAGAATGCCGAAATTTATTTCTTTTCTATTAACCTACGTGTCCGTAAATCTATTGTGGCTTTTATTTAACAATATCAATTCGAGCTCGGTCTTACGATTACTTCAATCCGCACAAAACCCAGTCATTACAAATAAAAGCTTCATATTGGCGGTTTTATTTTTGGCTGTTACCAGTGCCCCCAACTCAATAGCTATTTTTGACTGGGTTCACACTCAGTTCGAAAACCAAAGAAAGTCTCTTCGGTCGCTTTACTTACTTTGTCTTATCATGATAGGAATCTTAGTTATTTTATTTTCTGAAGACCAAAATGAATTTATCTACTTTAGATTCTGA
- a CDS encoding nucleotidyltransferase domain-containing protein — protein MGILASKLTKSNLTKEDVNEISQEVIKRITSNSNPVLIYLFGSAADMSMTMASDFDFAIIFFDDIDSKKEKKHILNMKLFPDIHLDLLFFKMSDFQRKADIGGVCWEIKNRGKIVYDQRAKV, from the coding sequence ATGGGAATACTTGCTTCTAAATTAACAAAATCAAATCTGACTAAAGAAGACGTCAATGAAATCTCTCAGGAGGTGATTAAAAGAATCACCTCGAACTCTAATCCTGTATTAATTTATTTATTTGGTAGTGCTGCAGATATGTCAATGACAATGGCTTCAGATTTTGATTTTGCCATCATTTTTTTTGATGATATCGATTCGAAAAAGGAAAAAAAACATATTTTAAATATGAAATTATTTCCTGATATTCATTTGGATTTATTATTCTTTAAGATGAGTGATTTTCAACGAAAAGCTGATATTGGCGGAGTTTGTTGGGAAATAAAAAATAGAGGGAAAATTGTTTATGATCAAAGAGCAAAAGTTTAA
- a CDS encoding recombinase family protein, with product MKCAIYARCSTSTKDQNPDLQVSRIKSFVSHKGWKITEEIVDHGFTGSNDNRPGFHKLMELARSKQIDAIVITKFDRLFRSLKMLLSTLEELNQLGIIFVAVDDNIDYSSASGRLMLQILGSLSEFYNALLKERTIQGLEYARNVKGKRLGAPEKFNKELILQLGEQGKSYVEIARLMKCSKSTVGRILQRRVQQWQK from the coding sequence TTGAAATGTGCAATTTACGCAAGATGCTCAACTTCAACAAAAGATCAAAATCCTGATTTGCAGGTCTCCAGGATTAAATCGTTCGTTAGTCACAAGGGCTGGAAGATTACAGAAGAAATTGTAGATCACGGATTCACAGGCTCAAATGATAATAGACCTGGCTTTCATAAACTGATGGAACTGGCTCGATCCAAACAAATCGACGCAATCGTCATCACTAAGTTTGATCGACTCTTTAGAAGTCTAAAAATGCTTCTCTCGACGCTCGAAGAACTGAATCAGCTAGGAATAATATTCGTGGCGGTGGATGACAACATTGACTACAGCAGCGCAAGTGGTCGCCTGATGCTTCAAATTCTTGGAAGCCTCTCTGAATTCTACAATGCCCTACTGAAAGAGCGCACGATCCAGGGACTTGAATATGCTCGAAACGTAAAAGGTAAGCGCCTTGGTGCTCCTGAGAAATTCAACAAAGAACTAATTCTGCAACTTGGTGAACAAGGGAAGTCCTATGTTGAAATTGCCAGACTAATGAAATGCTCAAAATCGACAGTGGGGCGTATTCTTCAAAGACGAGTCCAACAATGGCAAAAATAG
- a CDS encoding AAA family ATPase, producing the protein MEDSNALSKIKIFRGSEIKSESSKSRWLIHSLLPASSCVFLLAEPKVGKSFAALEMALSVVSGNKCFQQNQVMQIGPVAIFSAEDAPWIIAERLEGIARSKGCSNFDLENLHIIDRSNGIFLDEEESFARLRSALLEIGPKLVILDPLAQILCKTQESNARQMADVLRKVRNLQTELDCTILITHHVRKDGKGSINARTRGSSLIASFWDGCLLMEKSFNGIVRIESSWKGFPTSPESFIKLQNHNGGYGPIGIGIEEGA; encoded by the coding sequence ATGGAAGATTCAAACGCCTTAAGTAAAATAAAGATATTCCGAGGTTCAGAGATTAAATCAGAATCCTCGAAAAGCAGATGGTTGATTCACTCTCTTTTGCCAGCATCAAGTTGTGTATTTCTCCTCGCTGAGCCGAAAGTTGGGAAATCATTCGCTGCACTTGAAATGGCTCTATCAGTTGTTTCTGGTAACAAATGCTTTCAACAAAACCAAGTAATGCAAATAGGTCCAGTGGCTATTTTTAGCGCCGAAGATGCGCCATGGATTATTGCTGAACGACTTGAAGGAATCGCTAGATCAAAAGGTTGTTCCAATTTCGATTTGGAGAACCTCCATATTATTGACCGATCGAATGGGATTTTTCTCGATGAAGAAGAGTCCTTTGCTCGATTGCGTTCAGCACTATTAGAAATCGGCCCGAAGCTAGTTATTTTAGATCCCTTAGCTCAGATACTCTGCAAAACCCAAGAGTCCAATGCACGACAGATGGCAGATGTATTGAGAAAAGTTCGCAATCTTCAAACAGAACTTGATTGCACCATCCTAATCACGCACCACGTTCGCAAAGATGGTAAGGGCAGCATCAACGCTCGCACTAGAGGCTCATCATTAATCGCTAGTTTTTGGGATGGCTGCCTTCTTATGGAAAAATCATTCAACGGCATTGTTCGTATAGAGTCGTCATGGAAGGGATTTCCGACCTCACCTGAGTCCTTCATCAAGCTTCAAAACCACAATGGTGGCTACGGTCCGATAGGAATTGGAATTGAGGAAGGAGCTTAA